The Gloeothece verrucosa PCC 7822 genomic interval ATTTTGAGAAAGTTGAAAAAAGCGTGAGAATTAATTGGGTTAAAGTTTGGCTCTAACTAAAACCCAGACTAGCCACCCCACCTAAAATTAATTAAAAAAACTCCGATCACCCCAAGTCCAAACAGAAGAAAAATTTCGCCCAAGTTGGGGGAGTGATAATTTTTGACTTGAAAATCCCAATTATTATTGACAATTATTACAATAATCAAAATTATTAAAGTAAAAATTGAAGGGGTCAATAATTGGTCTAAGGCATAAGAGGGAAAATTGCGGGATAGCCAAATATCTAGATTTGGCAACTGATCGATCATGAAAATTCCTTAACTCCTATTGATATTTTCTTTGTCCGGGTGGAACAACCCATAAAGCGCAGAATCCTGATTTTATTTGACTTCCGCCTAGGGATAATTTGACTCCCAACTTGTCCATCTCGGCCATGCAGCGCCCGCTATCGAGATAAGCCTTATTCCACTCGTAGAGTTGACGGGCGAATTTACCGTCCTTTGACTGTGCCCAGGCTAGTGTTATCGCTTCATCAAGGGTTGCGATTTTCACTCCTGACGAAGCCAATTGATTTACGCTCACTGTAGCTCCTATTCCACTAATAAAACCGAAACCGAATACCGCCGCGAATAGAGCAAGCCCCGGTATCAGTACCTTCGACGGGCGTTTCAACTGCAATGCTTCGGTCTTCCCTATTAACTCTTTCACCGAAGCCGCTATCAATTTTTGAGTAGAAGCTACCGCATCAACTGAGGTTTTCTGTTGGTGTTTCCTCATGTCCTCGATGGTTAGTTCTAATGCGGCTGGTGCTTCTTCGAGCATCACTTGCAAAGAGCCAACGGCTATCAACACCAGGAATAATGGGTCATTGGCATTAAGTCCATGTTTGACGACAAGATTTAATACTTTAGCCCTGAATATTGTATCCTTATCATCAAGCACCTGGACCAAAAGACTTTTAGTTTCGCCATCTAGTTCCTCCCACAACTCCTCGAATTGCTCATCAGTGGGAAAGGTGTTCGGTTTGATTGCTATCGCTGTCATCGTTCCTCCCTAAAAATCGTCGTTGCTAATTTTTACCTCCTCCATCAACTGCTGTGCTGAGAGAGGGACGGGTTCAGCACTCACCAAAAGGGAGCGTATTCCATTCTCCTTATTAGACTCGGTTACCGTATGACCATTAACTTCATTGGCAGAATGTACATCGGGAATTGTGCTAGATTCTGCAACCGTATCGGGGAGAGCTTTGTTTTTTGTTCTCCTGTGCTTCTTAGCGGAGGCGGCTTTTTCCTTCTCAAGTTCCATCATTGCTAAAATAGGAGCGAACACTTCTGTGCTAGAAATAGCATCAAAGCACTTATCCAAAAAAGTTTTAGCCCGTTGTTTGACCAGAATTCGGTCAAGAAGGGCGAACTGAGGATGCCTTTTAGTCCTGTCGGCAAGCTCGGCTAATCTAAGGCGACTCTCCTTAAAACAACGCATCTCCGGCTTAGAGAAAATCAACTCAGGCATATCGATGACGGGGATCTTTAATTCCTTGATCCGTTTGGCGACCCCATGAAGGGCTAGACCCTCTCTGGCTCGTTTATTCAATCCCAAGTTACAGACGAGGATATGAGAGATCGGTTTGGTGAAGGTATTAATTGAATGTTCCAGTAAATCCAAAGATTCAATGGTTCCATCTGTGACAAACCAGAAGTACATTTTTGTTGAGGAATCACCTTCTAAGGATTCTAAAATATCCCTCTGTTTTAGCCATCGGGTAATGATCACCTCAACCTGGGCCGGCAAATTGACGACCACTAGATTTCCCGATACAGCCTCCTCCAATATACGGTCAACCTTAAAGACATCCTCTTCATCTTCACTGAAATATATATGAGCCAGAATACCAGGGGGCGATTCGCTCATATTGGGTTCAAGTGTTGCTACGGCGACATTGTCAGCCGCATAATTATAATCCCCCGTTGTAGGCTTCTTCAAGTCTTGCGTTTGCCCTGTGGGAGTCGAGACTCCTTTAGCCCTACCGGCATGGGCAATTATCTCGTCATATTTTTCGGGTTCAAAGACCAACCCCACATCTGGCGAGGTGCGATCAGCATCATAGAATATATATTTAACCATCGTCAAGATTAAATATTCGAGTAGTGCCATGCACCACATTGATTTTCCAACGCCACCCTTCTCTCCGATGATGAAATGTAATTGATTCATATTTCCTCCATTAGTTATCTTTGATGTTGAATTTTTCTTTGATCAGATTCATCTGGTTCTTTAGCTCGAAGTAGGACGCACGAGCCAGATAATTTAATTCTTCGGGGGTATATTGGTCGCTGCTCTCACAAGCCAGAGGTAGCCAGAACGCCCTGATCGAAAGAGCAATCAATTGCCGTCCCTTTCCCCACAGGAGATTATTTTTTTTGAAGAAACCTATTAGATGCCTTTCATCTTTTTTATCGTCCTTGAACGTGAGGGTAATTATCGATTCAGATGCCCGTTTATTGACTTTGTCCCTTTCCTTTTGAATTACCTGTTCTAAAAGTTTCTCTTCAACTCCGGATTCGGCGCTCATTAAAATCTCCTGTTTGATCAAACGTCTTAAACATTTAGTTTTGTAACCAATCAATTCGGACTGTGTATAATGACTTGCTTCTCTCAAGGCTTTAACTAACCAGAAAGCACGAACCGCATCCCAAATTAAGTTAGATTCGCTAACGTAAGGATTAGTCCGAATAAATTTGAGTAAATCGCCATTAGGTTGCCCCACTTTCCCGGTTAACGTTATCGATAACTCTATCGGGTCCCCCTGTCGGAATAACGTATTAATCGAATTGGTCGGTGTCATAATCGGTTCCCGTATTCGTCCTATTAAATGATTGTGTGGGTGGCAGGGGTACCGAAGAGTTTAAAGATAACTGAGTTGCGGCTCCGGCTCGAGTTAATGAAGCGAGATCGCTCTTTCGGTTGTCTTTAAGGTCTGATAGCTCTAATACCTTTATAAGATGCTCAATTTGCCCCTGTAAACAAGAAATGGCTTGCCTTCCCAGTTCCCTTATCTGTTCTCGGTCGTACCTTCCCGATTTTTGACAGGCGAGGGGTAACCAGAATGCCCTCAGCGCCTCGATCACCATTTCTTTAGTGGTCGCCAGGGGATAATCCTTGACGAATCTGAGCAACTCATAATCGGGACTGCTCCTCTCGCGCTGTATTCGCAATTCCATCGTCTCCCGTCTCCGTGTTTTTGAAAGCTCATCCATCGCTCCGACACCATCTCACTTCTTCTTAAGCGACAACAGATGGGGTCGAAGGAACGACACCGCAGAAATAATCCCAGATACACCAGATATCTGCCCATCTGTTTCCCATTCCCCATTCTTGAATATCATCGGGCATGGTAAGCTTGGCGTGTAAGTAAATATCCTTGTCACTGAACAATTCAAATAACATCTTTTTGAGATAATCTGCCGTTCCCCCACACAACAGCACCTCACCCACATCGGGGGGCAATACATCCGTTAACCAGTTCGCCACTTGGATCTCGTATTGCCGACGAACCGCAACGATCGCTTTCTTGAGTCGGATCAATTCATCTTCTTTATCGGCTTTATCTCGATATCGCAGCACTTTAGTTAGGGGTTCATCGCTTCTCCCGTCTCCGTACAGCGCGAGCGCCGGAGTTAGAGATTGATCGTTGTACCCTGCCGTCTCTTTGATGACACCCCGTATGAATTTGGCAAAGCCGAGGTCGGTTGTTAGATATTCGCCTTTCTTACCCCGATTGAAGACCAATGTGCTGATATTGCGATAGCCGAGCATCACTACGGCCACATTGGTATTATATATGTTCTCTTTACCCCGCTTGGCCTTATGGTACATGAACAAGCCGCCCCCCTCCGGCTTGCAATCAAATTCGACCAAATTTACCCTCATCTTCCCAGTGGGCGTTTCAAAAACTTTCAACGCTTCCTTCAAGGCACTTTCCAAATTGTCTTTATCTTTGTACTCGCCCGGCGGTAACACCGTCGCCAGCGACAATCTCAACTGTGAGGGAAGATTGAACATTTCTTTGAGTACCCACACGGCTGCCGCTATCTTGGGAATGGCCAGGGACATCTTCGGCTGTGACAGCATTGGCGTAACCGTCGCCTGACATCTGGCCAGGTATCCCACTGCCAAATATTTTCCGCCCAGTCCCACCCAGGCGCAATCCTTCGGTAATACCCCCGCGTCGTACTCACTTAACAACTCACGAGGAACTTGAATCATCTCCGGCTCCATCGCAATAACCGATCTAAGGACGAAATTCAATCCGCCGATGATCTTCGTAGAAGATCCTCCGCCGTCTATTGCCATTATCAAGCTTTGCCGGGAAGAAGTTCCCGACTTTTTTTTACCCGTCATATTGACATCCTCAAAAAACACTGATTTTTGACTTTTCCGAAACACGTAAATACGTCGTTTCGGACATTGATTCCGGCCATTACCTCTCCAGGTTTTTAGCCCAAAAAAGTCGTCTCGATGTATTCTCCATATATACCACATGACCCAAAAGCGATTTTGGCTCGGAAATAGCTCAAAGAGCGAACTCAACCATCACGGGATAACTACAGAATGTAGCACTCAACAATACAACTTAGCAAGCCATGCCTATGTCATGACAAATTGGCGATCGCTCCTTCTCCTAAGACGGCAGGCTTGGCAGGGGGACACCCCCTGCACCCCCAATTAAAGGCATCTACGAGTTTATCTTTTCTTAAGGTTTATCAAACTAGATCCCGGACAACTAAAAATAAATTAGTATCCTTCGCTCAACAATTCACTGAAAAATAATTTGTCCAAGGTCTTGCCATAGTTAATGTGCTATGGCAAGATATTTAAATCGACACCACCATCAGACAATTTTTATCAACCCATCTATCAATTCTGACAGATCACCACCCGACTATTGATAGACACTCAATAGTATTTACTCAAAATTCCCAATAACACTCTTACTATCTTGTACAGCCAGATAGTCGAGGGTTAGACTTTTCATTGATCATTGGTTAAAAGAACCCTTCTTCCCCTCGATTCTGACAAGAATAAGTGTAATTGCTCGTATCTCCGCACTTTGGGGCAATAGTTTCATTTCCTAATAACCACAATCAAGAACTAATTAAAGAGTTTTAACATCATGACAGAACTTCGAGACGAAAAATTTCAACTTCGCTTAACCAAACAGGAAAAAGCTAAAGCTGACCGAATGGCGTTGGGTTTAGGGATGTCATTGAGTGCCATATTCCGTTCTGTTATTTACAGAAACTTTTCGATTCTGGAAATTCCTGATGTCAATCTTAGGACTTATCTCAAACTGGGAAGAATCAGCAATAACATCAATCAAATCGCCAAAGTCCTCAATTATCATCAAAAAGTTAATACTTCTATCCCTTACGAGTTTTTATTTGACCTTAAAGAACAGATCGCCAATTTGTCAACTCAAATCAATCAAGTTCGCTCTCAACTGATCCATGATAGCAAAACAGATTAAGGGAACCAATTTCTATGGCTGTCTGGCTTACGTTCTGGGGAGAACGGGTCGCGTTATCATCGACACTAACGTGGGAATTACATCTCCGGCTGAACTGGCAACACAATTCGATTCATACTGCCAACGTAATCCAAGGGTTAGACGGCCAGTCTATCACGCTATGCTTTCTCTGGCCGAAGGGGAGAAACTCGACCCGGCTTCGTGGAAGGCTATAGCATCGGATTTCATGAGGCATCAGAAGTTCACCAACGTCCCGTATCTCGTCGTCCAACACAATGAAAAGAATCACGATCACATCCATATTGTAGCCGCTAGAGTCAGAACAAATGGCACTTGTGTGAGGGACTCTTGGGATTATTTGCAAGGGCAGAAGGCTGTACGGCATTTAGAGGAGAAATATGGTCTTAAACCCCCCCAACCGAAACGATATAAATTTAGAGAAACCGAAGGGGCAAAGTTAAATGATTATCATCCTGAAGAAAAACATGAGCAACGCGCTCATTATCTCTTAAAAACCACAATTGACAGCATTTATCCCCATTGTTATTCTTTGATTGAACTGGCTAAAATGCTACTTGAACAGGGCATTAAACTCGAAATCCGAAAAACTAAGCGTACCAATACAGTACAGGGTGTACGTTACCAAATTGGGAAATTCAAGTTTAGCGGCACTCAATTGGGAAAAGACTACACACTCCCCGGGCTAACCTATAAAAGCCAACGAACACATCAGTTAACCTTTAATCCTTTTTCAGATCTTGCCCTTATTGAGTCGCTCAAACTTTCTCAAAAAGAAAATGAACAAGAAACTCATGAAATCCTTCAAAAGCCACGCCCTACTCGAACCTTAAGAAGGTGAATTGATTTTTGGATTTTAACTCGATTCAATAAATTTTCCGAAATTTTTGTAGTGAGGAGATTAACTCATGCTAAATTCCACTCCCAACACCTTAACCGTAAAAATCATCAATAATCAAGAGCTAGAAATTATTGCTCAAGGCGAAAATTTTCTTGTGGATTTAGAAGCCGCTTTAAAGATTTTAGGGAAAAGCCTTGAATGGTGGAGAACATTCCCGCCCGGGAAAACTAAGCGGCTAAAGAATAAGGGCTTTTCCGGACAAATTGAAACCTGTAACATTTTCTCCGCTAATAAATCCGTTAAAAATCTCCAAACAATATCTTATAAAGACTGGTTAGTCTTAACTTCATACTTGGCTGAAAAGCGAAATATTCAAGCCATCAACTTATTAACTTACTTGGCTCAGGAAGGACTGCAAAATCAACTCAACACATTTTTAAAGAAGCCGGCAGGAATTCCCTTACACTTTTGAGCTAAGGGATAAAAGTCGGGTGTTAAAAATCCGACTTTTCCCTAAACTCTAACGAATTTTATCGGGTTTTATCCTTAAAAATTAGGTTTTTAAGGACTTGTGCATAATGGGATAAGATCTAAGTTTAACCTCTATTTCTACTCGAAAAATTTCAAACCACTAATCCAGTTCTTAACGCTATGACCACTAAATGAGTTTTATCTTTAGCATTTAATTTTTCCCTTAAATCGGTCATATAATTTTTTAAAGTATTTAGGGAAATGTCAAGAGCTTCAGCAATCTCGGTATAACTGTATCCGTAAGACAAATAATGCAACATCTTTTGTTCTTGGGAAGAAATGAAAGTTTTTTTGACCAGTTCATAATATATATCTAATCTTCGTATGCTAACAGGTAGCTCACCTACAGATTGAGAGAGAACTATCTTGTCTAATTGTTGAATTAATGGTAATGAGGAAAATATACAAGCATCGCCACCATTGGTGCTATCCCACGTCAGGACAAATACTGATGGATAAACTTCCTTAATCCAAGATGCGATTGTTGTTTGTTCTGGATGGGAAATCAGAAAAAAATCGGGTTTAACTTTTTCTAAAGTGGGACAGATTTGATCGACTGATGAAATAATTGAAATTATTTTATATTTATTCGATGTGCTTAAAATCTCTTGAATTCCTCGTTTTAAGCAGAAATTGTTCGAGAAAATGATTAAACTCCACTGAGACCGGAAATTGGGGACATTTTGTGTTTCAATGAGGAGATCCATTTCTTTTACTTAAGGGTTTTATCTTATTTAAATAATTTTAGAGACTATCTAAGACAAAGCACAAAAACATCTGTATTTAGTAATAAATTTTAAAAAACTTAAAAGAACTAGAAACTAATACAAAGAGAGAAAAAGAAATCGAGGAAAAGCCGAACAGCGATAAGGGAACCGGGCCAATTATCAGTAAACTCAAAAGTTTTGCCGCCACTCAACTAAAAATAAGACCGAAGAAAATCTGCCAACAGTTAGAAATTTAAGCAAAAATCATTAAATAAGTAAAAATACTAAAACCAATTTTGCTCCAAACAGGAAACCCAAATAGGGGACAAATAATTATAGCTTGGGCCCCTAAAAGCAAGCTCAAGATTATAACAGATGATGTTAGCCCACCTGCCAGCAATATTCCCACTGCTAAAAACAAGCAGACTCCAAAGATGCTCCATTGTAAAAAAGAGTCGATTCTATCAATTTCTTCCTTGTGTTTGTTCATTGTTCAAACTCAATTTTTAATAGCTGCTAATACTACCATATATGAAGCTAAATAAAATCCAAAAAGAAAATTAAGATTTTCCCCCCCTATCAAAAGTACCCCTCCCCTCTGAAGCCTGAAACCCTTTATTTCTCGTCAAAACTCCCTTTATTTTTTTTTAATGGCTTTTTTTGAATTTTTTCCCATCCAGTTTAGATAAGCATTTCAGATAGTTTTTTTTAACTTTTATTTATTAACAAAACTTAATGTCGACACCTTACCAAAAGTACCTACCGCTCTTAAAAAACAAAAAGTATCTTTATTGCTATGGAATTTTTGAGGAGTTGCAGATGACGCTATCAGTTAAAACAAAACCACGAAGAGGGATTACTGAAAAGATTAAACAGATATCCCTCAAAGAATGGTTCCTCCTTTCTTGGTGTGCCTTGATTCTCAATATAGGCGGCTCATTAATTCGCTCAGGAACGGTAGGAGCAATAGGATTATTGGGGTTTAGCATTTGGGTGCTATTGGCACTGTTTGCCGTTTACATTGGCGATCACCCCACCCGACGCATAGCTCTTTTACAAAAGACGTTAGATAAATACGGATTTATCCCCGTCGTTTGGTTGCTATCGTTTTTAATCCTTTTTCTGGATAAATTAGCCCTACCGACTTTCGCACAAACGGCCAATAATGGTGGCATTAACGGCTTTTTCTTCAACAACATTAAGCAAAAAGCGACAGATTTTTTAAATACAAATGCCAATGCTTCCGGTGCGGTTCCGATTTTGAATTTTGGCTTTGCGGTTCTGCAAATTCTTATGCTTCTTTATATCGCTTGGTCCATCGCTAAAGTGATTCAGGCGGCACGGGAAGATGAAGATTGGAAGCAGGCGGCAAAAACCCCATTGATCGTGCTATTCGCGGTTACCGCCGGAGATTTTGCCGTTCAACTAATTTAAGTTGAAATAAGGAACTCACGAAGATGAATGACAGCGATTTCATTAGGGTAAATAAAACCTTAGACAAAACGCCTTCTATCCTATTTATGCCGGGAGATCAGGCAGTAAGTTGGATGATTATTGCTGGTGTTTCCTACTACATCGGTAAACAGTTATTACAACTGTCATGGATTTGGACGATATTAATAGCCGCTTGGGGTATTGGGACATTCTGGTTACTTACCGCCAACGGATATCATCGGTTCTTCTCCCGTCTTTTGAATGCACCCTTATGGACTCGCGCCATTACCACCTATACTCCACTGCTATTTGACCATGACTAAAATCGGAACCAAAACTATTAGATTACCAGGAGGGAAAAAAGAAAAACTCAAGCCGTTTGAGGACAATTTTGACTTGCTTACTTACGTTGAGTATCGAGAAGGAGGTAAAAATGTAGGCGCTGCTGTGCAGAAGAAGAAAAATAAGGAAAGTTACAAAATCGTGGGTGGTGTTGATGTATGCGGGATTTCACCGGTTGGTGAACCCGAACAATTACTCGG includes:
- a CDS encoding MobC family plasmid mobilization relaxosome protein, producing the protein MTELRDEKFQLRLTKQEKAKADRMALGLGMSLSAIFRSVIYRNFSILEIPDVNLRTYLKLGRISNNINQIAKVLNYHQKVNTSIPYEFLFDLKEQIANLSTQINQVRSQLIHDSKTD
- a CDS encoding response regulator transcription factor, encoding MDLLIETQNVPNFRSQWSLIIFSNNFCLKRGIQEILSTSNKYKIISIISSVDQICPTLEKVKPDFFLISHPEQTTIASWIKEVYPSVFVLTWDSTNGGDACIFSSLPLIQQLDKIVLSQSVGELPVSIRRLDIYYELVKKTFISSQEQKMLHYLSYGYSYTEIAEALDISLNTLKNYMTDLREKLNAKDKTHLVVIALRTGLVV
- a CDS encoding relaxase/mobilization nuclease domain-containing protein, with protein sequence MIAKQIKGTNFYGCLAYVLGRTGRVIIDTNVGITSPAELATQFDSYCQRNPRVRRPVYHAMLSLAEGEKLDPASWKAIASDFMRHQKFTNVPYLVVQHNEKNHDHIHIVAARVRTNGTCVRDSWDYLQGQKAVRHLEEKYGLKPPQPKRYKFRETEGAKLNDYHPEEKHEQRAHYLLKTTIDSIYPHCYSLIELAKMLLEQGIKLEIRKTKRTNTVQGVRYQIGKFKFSGTQLGKDYTLPGLTYKSQRTHQLTFNPFSDLALIESLKLSQKENEQETHEILQKPRPTRTLRR
- a CDS encoding DUF6753 family protein, with protein sequence MTAIAIKPNTFPTDEQFEELWEELDGETKSLLVQVLDDKDTIFRAKVLNLVVKHGLNANDPLFLVLIAVGSLQVMLEEAPAALELTIEDMRKHQQKTSVDAVASTQKLIAASVKELIGKTEALQLKRPSKVLIPGLALFAAVFGFGFISGIGATVSVNQLASSGVKIATLDEAITLAWAQSKDGKFARQLYEWNKAYLDSGRCMAEMDKLGVKLSLGGSQIKSGFCALWVVPPGQRKYQ
- a CDS encoding ParM/StbA family protein — protein: MTGKKKSGTSSRQSLIMAIDGGGSSTKIIGGLNFVLRSVIAMEPEMIQVPRELLSEYDAGVLPKDCAWVGLGGKYLAVGYLARCQATVTPMLSQPKMSLAIPKIAAAVWVLKEMFNLPSQLRLSLATVLPPGEYKDKDNLESALKEALKVFETPTGKMRVNLVEFDCKPEGGGLFMYHKAKRGKENIYNTNVAVVMLGYRNISTLVFNRGKKGEYLTTDLGFAKFIRGVIKETAGYNDQSLTPALALYGDGRSDEPLTKVLRYRDKADKEDELIRLKKAIVAVRRQYEIQVANWLTDVLPPDVGEVLLCGGTADYLKKMLFELFSDKDIYLHAKLTMPDDIQEWGMGNRWADIWCIWDYFCGVVPSTPSVVA